The Cyanobacteria bacterium QS_8_64_29 sequence GCCGTTAGGGCGGCAAACAGCAACCACAGCATGGGCGTTCCGGCGACAGTAACAGCGGCTGCGCGGGGCGCCCTAGCGCAGCCAGGCGGCTATCTGCTGGGCAACGAGCGCGCTGGCAATTGCTAGGCTGAGCGCCAGAACCACCTTACCGCCCGGAACAAGCTGCTGCGCGGCTGGCGGGGCAGCAACCTCGGCGCGCGCGAGGGTGGCGCCCTATTTAGCCGATCAGACCCGATCGCAGGGCGCGGACGGCAGCTTGGGTGCGATCCTCAGCGCAGAGCTTGTTGAGGATGTTGCGCACGTGGGTTTTGACCGTGCCGACCGTAATGTAGAGCTGCTGGGCGATCTCGGCATTGCTGGCCCCATCCACGATCGAGCGCAGCACCTCGAGTTCGCGCTCGGTTAGCGGGTAAGCGGCCTGCGACGGATCGCCAGTGGCGGCCTCGGCATGGGCAGGGGCGGCATTGTCATTTGGGCCAGTGCTCTGGGGGGCATCGCCTCCCTCGCTGGCGCCATCGGCCAATCGGGCATGCGACAGCACAATTTTGGCAATGGCGGGATCGATCCAGGACTCGCCTTCCTGGGTGAGCTTGAGGGCCTCGGTGAGCACATCGAAGTTGATGCTTTTCATGCAGTAAGAGTCCGCTCCGGCCGCAAAAGCGGCCAGGACAGCCTCGCGGCTGTCGTAGAGCGTCAGGATCAGGACTTTGGTGTGCTGGAGCCGCTCGTCGCGCGCTTGTGCTTGCTTGAAACGCCGCGTCAGCTCGATGCCATCGATATCGGGCAAGCCAATGTCAATAATGGCGACATCAGGCCGCTCGGTTTCGATGCAGTGCTGCCCCTGCCGGCCGTCGGCCGCTTCGGCAACCAGCTCGATTCCGCCGCGTCGCTGGAGTGCTGTCCGCAGGCCCACCCGCGTCAGATCGTGGTCTTCGACCAGCACTACCCGCATAGCCCCCATGAGCTGCCCTCCCACGCGCGCAGCGCGCCGAGGCGGCTGCGTTTGCTTGCTGGCGGACTATTTCCCTGAATTATACAGCGACCGCCGCGATCACGCGCTGGCTGCAATTCAGCAGCAGGGTAGAGCCCGGATCCCCCTGCAGGGGACTAGGGTTAAACAGTGGTAAAACGGTGCACCCAGCTCAATGAGCGATCCCCCTAAGCTGCAGGCAGTGCTGCTAGCCATTGCGGATGCCCGGCTTCGGCAGCGCGTGGCCTGCACCTTGGCCGAGCTGATCCAGCCCAGGTGCATCGAGGTCAAGAGCCTGTCAGAGGCACTTGCGGTGCTAGCGCGCGAGCTTGCCATCGAGGTTGCCGTTCTGGATGGCAGCTTGGCGTCAGCCGGGGCGCCGGCGCTAGTCCGTCGCATCCGGGCGCAGAACGACCGCTTGCCTGCCATTGCGCTGGCCGAGAGCGATAGCGCCGTGGCTGAGGCGATCGCGGCGGGGGCCTGCGATGGCTTGACGCCCGAGCGGCTAGGGCCGGCCACCCTGACCCGGGCGCTCCATCAGGCCCACCGCCACCGGCAAGCCCAGCAGCAAATCGAGGCGGCCCACCAACAGCTGCGCGAGAGCGAAGCGCGCTACCGCTCGTTCCTGCAAGGCGCCGCGGATACCGTCTCCCACGAGCTGCGCACGCCCATGAATGCCATCCTCGGGTTCTCCCAGTTGCTGCTGCGCCAGGGCCCTAGCGGGCTAACGCTGCAGCAGCAGCAAATGCTCGAGCGCATCCACAGCAACAGCCAAGCGCTGCTAGCGCTCATTAACGACATTCTCGCGCTCGCGCAATTGGAAGCTGGGCGCCTGCGCCTCGAGCCAGCCCCCTTCGATCTGCGCGAGCTGGCCCGATCCACCGTCGAGGAGCTGCGATCGCTGGCCGAGCAAAAGCAGCTGGCCCTCGTCCTCGAGAGCGAGTTGGCCGATCCCTACACCCGCAACGACCGGCGGCGCGTCCGCCAGTTGCTGACCCATTTGATCGCCAACGCCATCAAGTTCACCCCCATGGGCCGCGTGACGGTCGAGCTGCGCGAGCGCTCGCCCCAAACGCTCGAGCTGGCCGTTCGCGACACCGGAATTGGCCTCAGCGAGCGGCAGCAAGCCCAGGCTTTCGATCGCTTCTGGCAGCGCGATGGAAGCACGACGCGCCACCACGGCGGTACGGGATCGGGCCTGGCCATCGTCCGGGCGCTAGCCGAGCGCATGCAGGGCCAGGTCTGGGTTGAGAGCGCGCCCGGGCAAGGTTCGCGCTTTGGCGTGGTGCTGCCGCGCCGCGTTGGCACTGCCAGCAGCCTTGCGCTACCGCGCGAGACTGGCCCATCCCCCCATGCGGCCGAGCTGCGAGCCCGCGATCCCCAGAATGGGGCTTAGGCTGCCCCGTCTGTCGGCTCGCGCTTGCGCGCGACGCGCAGCTTGGCCGAACGGGCGCGCGGGTTGCGGTCCCGTTCGGCGCTTGCCGGCGTTAAGGGCTTTTTCGTCTCGACGGCTAGGCTGGGGTCGGCCCGCAGCTGGTTCTTGACGCGGCGGTCCTCGAGGCTGTGGAAGCTGACGATCGCCAACCGGGCGCCCGGGCGCAGCCAGCCGCTGGCTCGCTGCAGGAAGGCCTCCAGCGATCGCAGCTCGTCGTTGACGGCAATGCGCAGCGCTTGGAAGCTGCGCGTGGCGGGATGAATGCGATGGTCCCGGCCGGCCCCGCGCGCGATAGCGGCAGCCAGCGCCGTGGTGGTGGCAAACGGTCGCTCGCGAACGATGCGCCGCGCGATGCGCCGCGCCCGCCGCTCTTCGCCGCAGTCGTAGAGCAAATCGGCTAGGGCGCGCTCGCTCCAGCCGTTGACAATGTCGGCGGCCCTCAGTGCCTGCTGCCGGTCCATGCGCATATCCAGCGGGGCTTCGGCCCGGAAGCTAAACCCGCGCTCGGGGGCATCCAACTGGGCCGAGCTCGCCCCCAGATCGGCCACGATGCCGTCAAAGCGGGCTTCGCCCGGATCGAAGGTAGCGAAATTGCCGTGCCAAAAGTGCACTCGCTCCCCGTAGGGCACCAAGCGCGCGCGCGCGGCGGCCAGGGCGCTATCATCGCGATCCAGGGCCGTGAGGTGCCCGTTGGGCGCTACCTCGAGCAGTTGCTGGGCGTGTCCTCCGCTCCCCACAGTGGCATCGAGATAGTGCCCGCCCGCATGCGGGTTGAGGTAGGCCACAACTTCGGCGGCCAGTACGGGAACGTGGCTGGGGGATTGCGAGAGCGCCATGGGCGGCATCCAACGGGGGGCTGCCGGTGCCTAGGATAGGGCGCTGCCGCCGCTGCCGTTGCAGCTGGCGGATGCCAGAATGGAGGTTGCCCCGCCCAGCGCTGGTGGCATCGACGGCGGAGTTGAGTTCCTTATGGCACGCATCGAGACCCGAACCGAGCCCATGGTGCTCAACATGGGCCCCCACCACCCCTCGACGCACGGGGTGCTGCGCCTCATCGTCACGCTCGATGGTGAGGATGTTGTCGATTGCGAGCCTGTCATCGGCTACCTCCATCGCGGCATGGAGAAGATTGCCGAGAACCGCACTAACATCATGTACGTCCCCTACGTCAGCCGCTGGGACTACGCGGCGGGGATGTTCAACGAGGCCGTTACGGTCAATGCCCCCGAGCAACTGGCGGACATTGAGGTCCCGCGGCGGGCCCAATACATCCGCGCCATCATGCTGGAGCTCAACCGCATCGCCAACCACCTCCTGTGGTTGGGCCCGTTCATGGCCGATTTGGGCGTCCAGACGCCCTTTTTCTACATCTTCCGCGAGCGGGAGATGATCTACGACCTGTGGGAAGCGGCCTCCGGGCAGCGGCTGATCAACAACAACTACTTCCGCATTGGCGGGGTGGCAGTGGATCTGCCCTACGGCTGGATCGATAAGTGCATCGATTTTTGCGACTACATCGACGACAAGATTGACGAGTACGGGCGCCTAATTACGGACAACCCCATCTTTCGCCGCCGCGTGGAAGGCGTGGGCACCATCAGCCGCGACGAGGCTATCAACTGGTCTCTATCCGGTCCCACGCTGCGCGCCTCCGGCGTGAACTGGGACTTGCGCAAGGTGGACCACTACGAGTGCTACGATGACTTCGACTGGGAAGTGCAGTGGGAAACCAGCGGCGACTGCCTGGCCCGTTACCTGGTGCGCATCCGCGAGATGCGCGAGTCAGTCAAAATCATCCGCCAGGCCTGCGAAAACATTCCGGGCGGTCCCTACGAAAACCTAGAAGCCCGGCGCATGGCTGAGGGCAAAAAGTCCCAGTGGAACGACTTTGACTACCAATACGTGGCCAAAAAAATCCCGCCCACGTTCAAAATCCCTGAGGGCGAGCACTACGTCCGCTTAGAGAGCGGCAAAGGCGAGCTCGGGATCTTTTTGGTGGGCTACGACAATGTCTTCCCCTGGCGCTGGAAGATCCGCGCGGCCGATTTCAACAACCTGCAAATCCTGCCCCAACTGCTGCAGGGGGTCAAAGTGGCCGACATTGTCGCGATCCTGGGGAGCATCGATATTATTATGGGCTCGGTGGATCGCTAGGCGCTGCCGGCGAGGGCTGCGGCCCTGCGACCCAATCGGCTTGGAACTGGGCCAGTTGCTGGAGGTCGCCGCACAGTAGCAGCCGATCCCCCGCCCGGAGGCGGGCGTCGCCGCCGGGGAAGCGCACGAACTGGTTGCCACGCCGGATGGCCTGACAGTGGAGCGCGTAGCGGCGGCGCAGATCCAGCTCGCCCAGCGCTTGCTCATCTAGAGCGCTCCCCTCGGCTGGCAGTGCGACCCACTGGCAGGTCGGTGCCTCGCTTTGGGGCAACCCCGTCTCGCCGGCTAGCAAGCGCTGGCAAGCTTCGAGCTCCTTGGTTTGGCCCACCACCAGCAGGCGGTCCTGCGGGTGCAGGGCGGTCTGGGCAGTGGGATAATCAATTTCCTGGCCCTGGGCGCGCTGGATGGCCATGATGCTGGCGCCGGTGAGGCGGCGCAGGTCGATGGCATCCAGCGTCATCCCCGCCAGCGGCGAATCGGGCGGCATGGCGATCCACTTGCCGTTCATCTGTTGGGCGGTGGCGCGCAGCTCGCGCGCAACGCGCGCATCGGCTGGTTCCGAGCGTAGGGACTGGTAGCGAGTGGCGCGGATCTGGCGGATTTCTTCCCCAA is a genomic window containing:
- a CDS encoding DNA-binding response regulator, whose product is MGAMRVVLVEDHDLTRVGLRTALQRRGGIELVAEAADGRQGQHCIETERPDVAIIDIGLPDIDGIELTRRFKQAQARDERLQHTKVLILTLYDSREAVLAAFAAGADSYCMKSINFDVLTEALKLTQEGESWIDPAIAKIVLSHARLADGASEGGDAPQSTGPNDNAAPAHAEAATGDPSQAAYPLTERELEVLRSIVDGASNAEIAQQLYITVGTVKTHVRNILNKLCAEDRTQAAVRALRSGLIG
- a CDS encoding hybrid sensor histidine kinase/response regulator, with translation MSDPPKLQAVLLAIADARLRQRVACTLAELIQPRCIEVKSLSEALAVLARELAIEVAVLDGSLASAGAPALVRRIRAQNDRLPAIALAESDSAVAEAIAAGACDGLTPERLGPATLTRALHQAHRHRQAQQQIEAAHQQLRESEARYRSFLQGAADTVSHELRTPMNAILGFSQLLLRQGPSGLTLQQQQMLERIHSNSQALLALINDILALAQLEAGRLRLEPAPFDLRELARSTVEELRSLAEQKQLALVLESELADPYTRNDRRRVRQLLTHLIANAIKFTPMGRVTVELRERSPQTLELAVRDTGIGLSERQQAQAFDRFWQRDGSTTRHHGGTGSGLAIVRALAERMQGQVWVESAPGQGSRFGVVLPRRVGTASSLALPRETGPSPHAAELRARDPQNGA
- a CDS encoding 16S rRNA (cytosine(1402)-N(4))-methyltransferase, whose protein sequence is MPPMALSQSPSHVPVLAAEVVAYLNPHAGGHYLDATVGSGGHAQQLLEVAPNGHLTALDRDDSALAAARARLVPYGERVHFWHGNFATFDPGEARFDGIVADLGASSAQLDAPERGFSFRAEAPLDMRMDRQQALRAADIVNGWSERALADLLYDCGEERRARRIARRIVRERPFATTTALAAAIARGAGRDHRIHPATRSFQALRIAVNDELRSLEAFLQRASGWLRPGARLAIVSFHSLEDRRVKNQLRADPSLAVETKKPLTPASAERDRNPRARSAKLRVARKREPTDGAA
- a CDS encoding NADH-quinone oxidoreductase subunit NuoD, with amino-acid sequence MARIETRTEPMVLNMGPHHPSTHGVLRLIVTLDGEDVVDCEPVIGYLHRGMEKIAENRTNIMYVPYVSRWDYAAGMFNEAVTVNAPEQLADIEVPRRAQYIRAIMLELNRIANHLLWLGPFMADLGVQTPFFYIFREREMIYDLWEAASGQRLINNNYFRIGGVAVDLPYGWIDKCIDFCDYIDDKIDEYGRLITDNPIFRRRVEGVGTISRDEAINWSLSGPTLRASGVNWDLRKVDHYECYDDFDWEVQWETSGDCLARYLVRIREMRESVKIIRQACENIPGGPYENLEARRMAEGKKSQWNDFDYQYVAKKIPPTFKIPEGEHYVRLESGKGELGIFLVGYDNVFPWRWKIRAADFNNLQILPQLLQGVKVADIVAILGSIDIIMGSVDR